A genomic segment from Spinacia oleracea cultivar Varoflay chromosome 3, BTI_SOV_V1, whole genome shotgun sequence encodes:
- the LOC110793511 gene encoding uncharacterized protein yields the protein MDTQDMDFSKEDLRSVPIWVKLHNLDFKYWGEKSLSKIVGKLGILIHVDSATAKRDKLLFERVQCKGMGHEVSKCRKVTGRRVWVPKVFAAPLVTSSTDHVKAEQMRIMGRMVKWWVCYRILLLGEGTSLAAMDSIVSWNMRGINTQRKKNEVPPSKLGALYINMFSGWCFTTNSRVCKGGRVMIAWNPSTFTLTLLGISSQMIHCLVFPRNRKSEFFYTIVYAFNQSAERETLWRDLCVFGGNMCKPWDVMGDFKWVLNVDERVCAPVRHQSMIDFRNCVNCCGLEDVKSVGHFYTRNNKQEGIARVFSKIDRVMANDLWMQTFPSAEAGFLSEGLFDHCP from the exons ATGGACACACAAGACATGGATTTCTCGAAGGAGGACTTACGTTCTGTCCCCATTTGGGTTAAGCTGCATAATCTTGATTTCAAATATTGGGGGGAGAAGAGCCTTAGCAAGATAGTGGGGAAGCTTGGTATCCTGATACATGTAGATAGTGCTACTGCAAAGAGAGATAAACTTCTGTTTGAAAGAGTGCAG TGTAAGGGTATGGGCCATGAGGTCTCTAAGTGTAGGAAAGTCACTGGTAGAAGGGTGTGGGTGCCAAAGGTTTTTGCTGCTCCCCTGGTTACTAGTAGTACTGATCATGTGAAGGCTGAACAG ATGAGGATAATGGGGAGAATGGTGAAGTGGTGGGTGTGTTACAGAATTTTGCTCCTGGGGGAAGGAACTTCTCTGGCAGCAATGGATAGTATTGTCAGTTGGAATATGAGAGGGATCAACACCCAGAGGAAGAAAAATGAG GTCCCCCCATCTAAGTTGGGGGCCTTGTATATTAATATGTTTAGTGGGTGGTGTTTCACAACAAATAGTAGAGTTTGTAAGGGGGGTAGAGTCATGATAGCTTGGAACCCAAGTACTTTCACACTGACTCTGTTGGGTATTTCTAGCCAAATGATCCACTGCTTAGTTTTCCCTAGAAACAGAAAAAGTGAGTTTTTCTACACCATTGTGTATGCTTTTAATCAAAGTGCAGAAAGGGAGACCTTGTGGAGAGATCTATGTGTTTTTGGTGGTAATATGTGCAAGCCATGGGATGTTATGGGAGACTTTAAATGGGTCCTTAATGTGGATGAGAGAGTATGTGCTCCTGTAAGGCACCAGTCTATGATAGATTTCAGAAATTGTGTAAATTGTTGTGGGTTGGAAGATGTTAAATCTGTTGGCCATTTTTACACACGGAATAACAAACAGGAGGGCATTGCTAGGGTGTTCTCCAAAATTGATAGAGTCATGGCCAATGATCTTTGGATGCAAACTTTCCCTAGTGCTGAAGCTGGCTTCTTGTCTGAAGGCTTGTTTGACCACTGtccttga